In Brevibacterium zhoupengii, the following are encoded in one genomic region:
- a CDS encoding IclR family transcriptional regulator — protein sequence MSNSETHSGSVHSGSVQSVDRAVTILEVIARTGLAGVTEIAAELGVHKSTASRIVSTLEARGLVEQDQHRGKYRLGLGILRLAGATTARLDIVQEARPIAKLLAERTGETINVAVLSDGAALYLDQVSGNASVQSHNWVGQRIPLHATSNGKVLLSGLSEAGIRTALESKLPTYTPHTVTSIPRLLTEVAEVVAAGFSVVIDELEVGLTAVSAPIRNAHGDVIASISASGPGFRFTDDKVDAAKDLLVAAATDISLRFGWREG from the coding sequence ATGAGCAACAGCGAGACGCACTCCGGCTCCGTGCACTCCGGTTCGGTGCAGTCGGTCGACCGTGCCGTGACGATCCTCGAAGTCATCGCCCGCACCGGACTCGCAGGCGTCACCGAGATCGCCGCCGAACTCGGCGTGCACAAGTCAACGGCCTCCCGCATCGTCTCCACGCTCGAAGCTCGCGGCCTCGTCGAACAGGACCAGCATCGCGGCAAGTACCGTCTGGGCCTGGGCATCCTCCGCCTCGCCGGGGCCACCACTGCCCGCCTCGACATCGTCCAGGAAGCCCGCCCCATCGCCAAGCTTCTGGCCGAACGCACCGGTGAGACGATCAACGTCGCAGTCCTCTCCGATGGAGCAGCTCTTTATCTCGACCAGGTATCGGGCAATGCCTCGGTCCAGAGCCACAACTGGGTCGGCCAGCGCATCCCTCTGCACGCGACCTCGAACGGCAAGGTACTGCTATCCGGCTTGAGTGAGGCCGGCATTCGCACAGCGCTCGAGTCAAAGCTGCCGACCTACACCCCGCACACGGTGACCTCGATCCCCCGCCTGCTCACGGAAGTCGCCGAGGTGGTCGCCGCCGGATTCTCGGTCGTCATCGATGAGCTCGAGGTTGGCCTCACCGCTGTCTCGGCCCCGATCCGCAATGCCCACGGTGATGTCATCGCCTCGATCTCTGCCTCGGGTCCGGGGTTTCGCTTCACCGACGACAAGGTCGATGCCGCAAAGGACTTGCTGGTGGCTGCGGCGACTGACATCTCGTTACGGTTCGGATGGCGCGAGGGCTGA
- a CDS encoding IclR family transcriptional regulator, with protein sequence MTNGTQSIDRAAEILSLVVKADDPISYTEVVESTELARSTVSRLLSALERNGLVERDGDGLYRGGSLFATYASRFDRVETLVTAADPTLQRLSEETGETVNLAVPSSTGVVQVAQVDSTFVLGATNWVDVEVPPHCSALGKIMYAYEIIPVPAGRLERRTPYTLGSRKELMDNLAEVRERGYAIVHEEFEEGLDALAAPVYGVDGRVVAAVGISGPTMRIADHHETVGKLLVDEAGLLSRSLKRKVTHR encoded by the coding sequence ATGACCAATGGGACCCAGTCGATCGATCGTGCGGCAGAGATATTGTCGCTGGTGGTGAAGGCGGATGACCCGATCTCCTACACCGAGGTGGTGGAGTCGACGGAGTTGGCGCGCTCGACGGTCTCACGCCTGCTCTCCGCCCTCGAACGCAATGGGCTCGTCGAACGTGACGGGGACGGGCTCTATCGCGGCGGGTCTCTGTTCGCGACCTACGCGTCGCGGTTTGACCGGGTCGAAACTCTGGTGACCGCCGCTGATCCCACTCTCCAGCGGCTGAGTGAAGAGACCGGTGAGACGGTCAACCTCGCCGTTCCCAGTTCCACCGGCGTCGTCCAAGTCGCACAGGTCGATTCGACCTTCGTCCTCGGCGCCACGAACTGGGTCGATGTCGAGGTGCCGCCGCACTGCTCGGCGCTGGGTAAGATCATGTACGCCTACGAGATCATTCCGGTCCCCGCCGGCCGTTTGGAACGCCGCACCCCATACACATTGGGTTCGCGAAAAGAGCTCATGGACAACCTCGCCGAGGTGCGCGAACGCGGGTACGCAATCGTGCACGAGGAATTCGAAGAAGGCCTCGATGCTCTGGCCGCACCAGTGTACGGCGTCGACGGCAGAGTTGTCGCAGCTGTCGGCATTTCGGGTCCGACCATGCGGATCGCTGACCACCACGAGACTGTCGGCAAACTCCTCGTCGACGAAGCCGGTCTGCTCTCCCGCAGCCTTAAGCGCAAGGTCACTCACCGGTGA
- a CDS encoding nucleoside deaminase, whose translation MSNAQSPRTSLSALDRRMLDLAIEQAELGWDEGGVPIGAVLAHGDEVLAVGRNRRVQQGSAILHGETDALERAGRLPASVYRECTLYTTLSPCFMCAGSALLYRIPRIVIGENRNFTVSEDLLAAHDVELLVADDERCVALMRQMLDQRGEIWNEDIGEQ comes from the coding sequence ATGTCGAATGCGCAGTCCCCGCGGACATCTCTTTCAGCACTGGATCGGCGAATGCTCGATCTGGCGATCGAACAGGCCGAGCTCGGATGGGATGAAGGTGGCGTGCCGATCGGTGCGGTCCTCGCTCACGGAGATGAGGTTCTTGCAGTGGGCCGCAACCGACGAGTTCAGCAGGGCAGTGCGATCCTTCACGGCGAGACCGATGCTCTAGAACGAGCGGGACGGTTGCCGGCATCTGTCTATCGCGAATGCACTCTTTACACGACCCTGTCACCGTGCTTCATGTGCGCTGGAAGCGCGCTGCTGTACAGAATCCCCCGCATCGTCATCGGTGAGAACCGAAACTTCACGGTCTCCGAAGACCTGCTGGCCGCACACGACGTGGAACTCCTCGTCGCTGACGACGAACGGTGCGTAGCCCTGATGAGACAGATGCTCGATCAGCGCGGTGAAATCTGGAACGAAGACATCGGCGAGCAGTGA
- a CDS encoding creatininase has product MTVYMDELDAFAYSTKIGSGSPVLIPAGSIEQHGPHMPLGVDTLLSRRIAGETAGLVNGLVAAPIVYGYKSQQRSGGGNHLPGTTSLDGHIITAIAKSLVLEFAGHGIKHIAFINGHYENYQFLYEGTDLALRELASARTHDVTVMLMSYWDFVDDTTINELYPNGFTGWDLEHGGVLETSLMLHLFPDQVDMTQVIDAPPAQLPNYDVLPVRPELTPSSGCLSSGADATAGKGKILLERASRGMSEAILAEFA; this is encoded by the coding sequence ATGACCGTATATATGGACGAGCTCGATGCCTTCGCCTATTCCACTAAGATCGGATCGGGCTCTCCTGTGCTCATTCCCGCGGGATCGATAGAGCAGCATGGGCCACACATGCCGCTGGGCGTCGACACCCTGCTCTCCCGCAGAATAGCTGGAGAGACCGCAGGCCTTGTCAATGGGCTCGTGGCCGCGCCGATCGTCTACGGCTATAAGTCCCAACAGCGTTCGGGCGGAGGAAATCACCTCCCTGGGACAACGAGCCTTGACGGGCACATCATCACGGCGATCGCCAAGTCACTCGTCCTGGAATTCGCCGGACATGGAATCAAGCACATTGCATTCATCAACGGACATTACGAGAACTATCAGTTCCTCTACGAAGGGACCGACCTCGCTCTGCGTGAACTCGCGTCGGCGCGCACCCACGATGTCACAGTCATGCTCATGTCCTATTGGGACTTCGTCGACGACACAACAATCAATGAGCTCTACCCCAATGGCTTCACCGGCTGGGATCTCGAACATGGAGGAGTCCTCGAGACATCGCTCATGCTCCACCTCTTCCCCGACCAGGTCGACATGACGCAGGTCATCGATGCCCCTCCCGCACAACTGCCGAACTACGATGTCTTGCCGGTGCGCCCCGAGCTGACACCATCCTCAGGCTGCCTGTCCTCCGGCGCAGACGCCACCGCGGGCAAGGGAAAGATCCTGCTGGAAAGGGCAAGCAGAGGCATGAGCGAGGCCATCCTCGCCGAGTTCGCCTGA
- a CDS encoding universal stress protein, with product MTIVVGYVPSPQGEAALDRAIVEAGRDCGSRLVVLNASKSDPIEDDRAIADRRQLEAVKNRLTSAGIDFDIKQTLRGQDPAGEIVDTADNLGASLIVIGLRRRSSVGKMIFGSTAQGVLMNASCPVLAVKALNPR from the coding sequence ATGACCATCGTCGTCGGATACGTCCCCTCACCCCAAGGCGAAGCCGCCCTCGACCGTGCGATTGTTGAAGCAGGACGTGACTGCGGGTCGAGACTCGTTGTCCTCAACGCTTCGAAGAGCGATCCCATCGAGGACGATCGGGCCATCGCCGATCGCAGGCAGCTCGAAGCGGTAAAGAATCGGCTGACTTCGGCAGGCATCGACTTCGACATCAAACAGACCCTTCGCGGACAGGACCCGGCTGGGGAAATCGTCGATACGGCGGACAACCTCGGCGCCTCACTCATCGTCATCGGGCTGCGCAGACGGTCATCGGTGGGAAAGATGATCTTCGGAAGCACCGCCCAAGGAGTGCTCATGAATGCCTCGTGTCCGGTTCTCGCTGTAAAAGCGCTCAATCCTCGCTGA
- a CDS encoding purine-cytosine permease family protein, translating to MTVHSTDTSATDFGESDVEDQLQAIPERTRTTRVGGQFWIWAGANLAPINWVLGALGINLGLGVRDTIIVIVLGNLVGMSLFGLFVLLGQKTGATGMVLARAAFGRRGDYLPAAIQAAVTIGWCAINTYVILDLVLALFGKIGWLDPADHNYGWKIGTAAFLMASQVLIAWFGYRAIAAFERWTVPPTIVILIAMSLFAWFGMDIDWGYAGPPGQILHGWERIAVMSSVMTVIGIGWGITWFTYAADYSRFVSKSVPKRKLYFVSTMGQFLPVVWLGVLGASLATKSQSVDPGKLVVDNFGALAIPVLLLVIHGPIATNILNIYTFSVASQALDIKVKRNVLNLFVGIFSFIAVIFFIYQEDLAAVLDSFLSSLVAWVASWGGLMLVHYYWLNRIRPISADRLFDPIGSKRLPDINWAGVCALIGGIFATWLFMAQSLEVLQSPLVTAMGGLDLSWLAGLTVSATIYAIFGPRTHFRYAAKLSAETARAETAPDAPAPTLIKEKP from the coding sequence ATGACCGTGCATTCCACCGACACGTCCGCAACAGATTTCGGCGAGTCCGACGTAGAGGACCAGCTTCAGGCAATCCCTGAGAGAACACGCACCACCCGCGTCGGAGGCCAGTTCTGGATCTGGGCCGGAGCCAACCTCGCACCGATCAATTGGGTGCTCGGCGCCCTCGGCATCAACCTGGGCCTCGGCGTCCGCGACACCATCATAGTGATCGTCCTCGGCAACCTCGTGGGCATGTCCCTCTTCGGACTCTTCGTTCTCCTAGGCCAGAAGACGGGTGCCACCGGCATGGTGCTCGCCCGGGCAGCCTTCGGTCGCCGTGGCGATTATCTTCCTGCAGCAATTCAGGCTGCGGTGACGATCGGCTGGTGCGCCATCAACACCTATGTGATCCTCGACCTCGTTCTTGCACTCTTCGGCAAGATCGGATGGCTTGATCCGGCCGACCACAACTACGGGTGGAAGATCGGCACGGCGGCGTTCCTCATGGCGTCACAGGTGCTCATCGCCTGGTTCGGCTATCGAGCGATCGCCGCCTTCGAACGGTGGACAGTGCCGCCGACAATCGTCATCCTCATCGCCATGTCGCTCTTCGCTTGGTTCGGCATGGACATCGACTGGGGTTACGCCGGTCCTCCTGGGCAGATCCTGCACGGCTGGGAGCGCATCGCCGTGATGAGTTCGGTGATGACGGTCATCGGCATCGGCTGGGGCATCACCTGGTTCACCTACGCTGCGGACTACTCGCGGTTCGTCAGCAAATCGGTGCCCAAGCGCAAGCTGTACTTCGTCTCGACCATGGGCCAGTTCCTCCCCGTCGTCTGGCTCGGCGTCCTCGGCGCGAGTCTGGCCACCAAGTCACAGTCAGTCGACCCCGGCAAACTCGTCGTCGACAACTTCGGCGCCTTGGCCATCCCGGTCCTCCTCCTCGTCATCCATGGGCCGATCGCGACGAACATCCTCAACATCTACACCTTCTCGGTGGCCAGCCAAGCCCTCGACATCAAGGTCAAGCGCAATGTCCTCAACCTCTTCGTCGGCATCTTCTCGTTCATCGCCGTCATCTTCTTCATCTACCAGGAGGACCTGGCAGCGGTGCTCGACAGCTTCCTCAGCTCACTCGTCGCCTGGGTCGCATCGTGGGGCGGACTGATGCTCGTCCACTACTACTGGCTCAATAGAATCCGCCCCATATCGGCAGACCGTCTCTTCGACCCGATCGGTTCCAAGCGACTGCCCGACATCAACTGGGCAGGCGTGTGCGCACTCATCGGCGGCATCTTCGCGACCTGGCTGTTCATGGCCCAGTCACTCGAGGTCCTGCAGAGTCCGCTGGTTACGGCAATGGGCGGCCTCGACCTCTCCTGGCTCGCGGGTCTGACGGTCAGCGCGACCATCTACGCGATCTTCGGCCCCCGCACCCACTTCCGGTACGCGGCCAAGCTCTCCGCTGAGACCGCGCGAGCAGAGACCGCACCCGATGCACCGGCCCCCACACTGATCAAGGAGAAGCCATGA
- a CDS encoding PucR family transcriptional regulator, with product MNLLDILAHPSFKSGDPIVRAGGAKLDDARVRWVHSSEVLDIGPLLRGEELLLSGGTALAVASKSRRSSYIRELAAHHVSALAVETGSELPEIPSDIIQTAIEVGLPLIELRRVVPFVEIAESINSALVSDSVSTLQRADAVSHAVAVELVNGAGIRQLLEVIAVELEVSVSLLVPGTTSDELLEVGEVRVNSGVTVDVEIAMRGIIAATLRMDLASSLQQPLVQSVGDRVADVLSLALLQQRPPSLGDMAGIELIRAVAADGREAALADLCGPAGIDPEFPLVMISARTTDANRLRGRVDRALDGRAERVIVYANPGEMIGLAVLSPRQQRRARNDVLAGLEESIDELGASICVGPVVDGVRGGAYSLEQARLTLELAAASPNRAEVFDSDGSIIDRMVSENLTSAAKVRLVEELLGEVIGHDAQKGTHLVDTLEAWLRSGCNTAEAARSLFLERQSMHNRLQRIFTLIGGDPRGTGRIAGLMVALRVLRQIPSKYHSV from the coding sequence GTGAATCTGCTCGACATCCTTGCTCATCCTTCGTTCAAGTCCGGCGACCCGATCGTTCGAGCCGGCGGCGCAAAGCTGGACGATGCTCGTGTGCGCTGGGTCCATTCGAGCGAGGTTCTCGATATCGGGCCGCTGCTGCGTGGTGAGGAGCTGCTGCTCTCAGGCGGAACAGCTTTGGCTGTGGCATCAAAGTCGAGACGAAGCTCCTACATACGAGAGTTGGCGGCCCATCACGTCTCCGCGTTGGCCGTTGAAACCGGCAGCGAACTGCCGGAGATCCCTTCTGACATCATCCAGACAGCCATCGAAGTCGGCTTGCCGCTCATCGAGCTGCGACGAGTCGTCCCCTTCGTTGAGATCGCCGAGTCGATCAACAGCGCTCTGGTCAGTGACTCGGTATCGACTCTTCAGCGAGCCGACGCAGTCTCCCATGCGGTAGCGGTCGAGCTCGTCAACGGGGCGGGCATCCGACAGCTGCTCGAGGTGATCGCGGTCGAACTCGAAGTCTCGGTCTCTTTGCTGGTTCCGGGGACGACCTCCGATGAACTTCTCGAAGTCGGAGAGGTCCGGGTGAACTCTGGGGTGACAGTCGACGTCGAAATCGCCATGCGCGGCATCATCGCGGCCACGCTGCGGATGGATCTCGCGTCCTCACTGCAGCAACCCCTGGTCCAGAGCGTCGGAGATCGAGTCGCCGATGTGCTCTCCCTTGCTCTGCTCCAGCAGCGGCCCCCATCGCTGGGAGATATGGCGGGTATCGAGCTCATCCGCGCCGTTGCGGCCGACGGGAGAGAAGCGGCACTTGCCGACCTATGCGGGCCGGCAGGCATCGACCCAGAATTTCCGCTCGTGATGATCTCTGCTCGGACAACCGACGCGAATCGTCTGCGCGGACGAGTCGATCGGGCACTGGATGGGCGCGCGGAACGAGTCATCGTCTACGCGAATCCGGGCGAGATGATCGGGCTGGCCGTCCTCTCTCCGCGCCAGCAGCGGCGGGCGCGCAATGATGTGCTGGCAGGTCTCGAAGAGAGCATCGACGAGCTGGGTGCCTCAATCTGCGTCGGCCCGGTCGTCGACGGAGTCCGGGGTGGTGCTTACTCCCTCGAGCAGGCGCGGCTGACACTGGAGCTGGCCGCCGCGAGCCCGAACCGGGCAGAGGTCTTCGACTCCGATGGTTCCATCATCGACCGGATGGTCTCGGAGAACCTCACATCGGCGGCGAAGGTGCGCCTGGTGGAGGAACTGCTCGGCGAAGTCATCGGGCATGACGCGCAGAAGGGCACCCACCTCGTCGATACGCTCGAAGCGTGGCTGCGCTCGGGATGCAACACCGCTGAGGCGGCGAGGTCACTCTTCCTCGAACGGCAGTCCATGCACAATCGGCTGCAGCGGATATTCACGCTCATCGGCGGCGATCCGCGAGGTACCGGCAGGATCGCAGGACTCATGGTCGCGCTTCGCGTGCTGCGGCAGATACCCAGCAAGTATCACTCGGTCTGA
- a CDS encoding aminopeptidase P family protein produces MTVNTSTPATDVAELERLKVLHNGSKTKLTFSDAEMERRLTGLRSIMVEKELDAVVLTSYHNIKYYSDFLFTYFGRSYAMVVTPDDTVTITANIDAGMPWRTSYGENIVYTDWRRDNYLFAIQEGLRQRGIKAKRLGVEDDNLPLENRNKIQSAFPDATLIDISQESMRQRMIKSAEEIEVIRHSARIGDLGGEAIKAAITEGISEYELALIGTEAMVHEIAKTFPEQEIRDTWVWFQSGINTDGAHNWATTRKIQKGDILSLNCFAMPTGYYTALERTLFYGEPDDRSLELWNVNVEVHKRGIELIKPGAVCKDIAAELNEIYIEHGLFANRTFGYGHSFGVLSHYYGREAGLELREDIETVIEPGMVVSMEPMITVLDGDPGAGGYREHDIVVVGENGGEDITKFPFGPDHNIIPA; encoded by the coding sequence ATGACTGTCAATACGTCGACTCCGGCCACCGATGTCGCGGAACTCGAACGCCTCAAGGTCCTGCACAACGGGTCGAAGACCAAACTCACCTTCTCCGATGCCGAAATGGAACGGCGCCTCACCGGGCTGCGCTCGATCATGGTCGAGAAGGAGCTGGACGCGGTCGTCCTCACCTCGTATCACAACATCAAGTACTACTCGGACTTCCTCTTCACCTACTTTGGGCGCTCCTATGCGATGGTGGTGACCCCAGACGACACCGTGACGATCACTGCGAACATCGATGCGGGCATGCCATGGCGCACGAGCTATGGCGAGAACATCGTCTACACCGACTGGCGCCGCGACAACTACCTCTTCGCGATCCAGGAGGGGCTTCGTCAGCGAGGCATTAAGGCCAAGCGTCTCGGCGTCGAAGACGACAACCTGCCGCTGGAGAATCGCAATAAGATCCAGAGCGCCTTCCCCGATGCGACTCTCATCGACATCTCGCAAGAGTCGATGCGCCAGCGCATGATCAAATCCGCCGAAGAGATCGAGGTCATCAGACACAGCGCCCGGATCGGCGACCTCGGTGGCGAAGCCATCAAAGCGGCGATCACCGAGGGCATCAGCGAATACGAGTTGGCCCTGATCGGTACCGAAGCCATGGTCCACGAAATCGCGAAGACGTTCCCCGAACAGGAAATCCGCGACACTTGGGTCTGGTTCCAGTCAGGTATCAACACCGACGGGGCTCATAACTGGGCGACGACGAGGAAGATCCAGAAGGGCGATATCCTCAGTCTCAACTGCTTCGCAATGCCCACCGGCTACTACACCGCACTCGAACGCACGCTCTTCTACGGTGAGCCCGACGACAGGTCGCTCGAACTGTGGAATGTCAATGTCGAGGTGCACAAACGCGGTATCGAACTCATCAAACCCGGTGCTGTGTGCAAGGACATCGCTGCCGAGCTCAATGAGATCTACATCGAGCATGGCCTCTTCGCCAACCGCACCTTCGGCTATGGCCACTCGTTCGGTGTTCTCAGCCACTATTACGGACGCGAAGCTGGTCTGGAGCTGCGTGAGGACATCGAAACCGTCATCGAGCCGGGCATGGTCGTCTCGATGGAGCCGATGATCACCGTCCTCGACGGCGATCCAGGAGCAGGCGGTTACCGCGAGCATGACATCGTCGTCGTCGGTGAGAACGGCGGCGAGGACATCACGAAGTTCCCCTTCGGCCCGGACCACAACATCATCCCCGCCTGA
- a CDS encoding IclR family transcriptional regulator translates to MPRQKSSTDSGGRGASVIENAVAVLRCFSPDRQELGVTEIAPKVGLHKSSVSRILASLEREGIVEQGQSRRYRLGLGIIAIAGPLLADLDVRRASYPILQDLTAKTGETSALMVWNGTESITVEQIPSSHEVKHTSSLGSRYGTALSASVQVFLADEDPGRIREMIADGAITASGQDDTGLDIDGYLSRLEQVAETGVAVNCGETSSAAVGIAAPVKDHRGVTVAAILIPAPRFRVGDEAVERLSRICVDAARQVTKRLGGS, encoded by the coding sequence ATGCCCCGACAGAAATCGTCAACCGACTCCGGTGGCCGCGGTGCATCGGTCATCGAGAACGCGGTCGCGGTCCTGCGCTGCTTCAGCCCGGATCGACAGGAACTCGGCGTCACCGAGATCGCCCCGAAGGTCGGCCTGCACAAGAGCTCGGTATCGCGGATCCTGGCATCCTTGGAACGCGAAGGCATCGTCGAGCAGGGGCAGTCGCGTCGGTACCGACTCGGATTGGGCATCATTGCGATTGCCGGGCCGCTGCTCGCCGATCTCGATGTCCGACGCGCCAGCTACCCGATCCTGCAGGACCTCACGGCCAAGACCGGCGAGACGAGCGCACTCATGGTTTGGAACGGTACTGAGTCGATCACAGTTGAACAGATCCCCAGCTCACACGAGGTCAAGCACACCTCCAGCCTCGGCTCTCGGTATGGGACGGCTCTGAGCGCATCCGTCCAGGTGTTCCTGGCAGATGAGGATCCGGGTCGGATTCGCGAGATGATTGCTGACGGCGCCATTACGGCATCTGGCCAAGATGACACTGGTCTGGACATCGACGGATACCTGTCGCGGCTGGAGCAGGTCGCAGAGACAGGTGTCGCCGTCAACTGTGGTGAGACTTCTTCAGCGGCGGTCGGGATAGCCGCGCCCGTTAAGGATCATCGCGGTGTCACAGTTGCAGCGATCCTCATCCCAGCACCGCGATTCCGGGTCGGTGACGAAGCCGTTGAGAGGTTGAGCCGAATCTGCGTCGACGCTGCCCGCCAGGTGACTAAGAGACTCGGCGGCAGCTGA